DNA from Patescibacteria group bacterium:
GGCCATCTCCGAAGAAATGCTCACTGATATTGAAAAAGAAACCGTTGATTTCATGCCGAATTATGACGGTACGCAGAAAGAACCCAAAGTTCTTCCGGCCCGGCTCCCGAACCTGCTCTTGAACGGCACGCTCGGCATCGCGGTCGGCATGGCGACCAATATTCCGCCCCACAATCTTACCGAGCTCTGCGACGGTATTGCTCTTCTTATTGATAATCCCGATGTCTCGGTCGACGAACTCTGCGAGCACGTGAAGGGTCCGGATTTTCCGACCGGCGGACTTATCTATGATGTCAAAGAAATAAAGCAGGCTTATGCCACCGGCAAGGGTCATATCGTGATGCGCGCCCAGACCGAAATCATTGAGGAAAAGAGCGGCTATTTCCGCATCATCGTCCACGAAGTTCCGTTTCAGGTGAACAAGGCCACGCTTCTTGAGAAAATCGCCGAATTGGTTCAGGAAAAGAAAATTGATGGCATCAAGGATATCCGCGACGAATCTTCCAAAGAAGGCGTTCGGATCGTGATTGAACTCAAACGAGAAGCTTTCCCCAAAAAAGTTTTAAATCGCCTTTTTAAACTCACTCAACTGCAGGAAACATTCCATGTGAACATGCTTGCCCTGGTTGACGGCATCCAGCCTCGCGTTCTCACTCTGAAGATGATTCTTGAAGAGTACATCAAACACCGTGAGCAGGTGGTGCGCCGCCGCGCCGAATTTGATCTGGCGCGCGCCCGCGAACGCGCTCATATTTTGGAGGGCCTAAAAATTGCCCTTGCGAAAATTGACCAGGTTATTGCCACCATCAAAAAATCAAAAGACCGCGAAGAGGCCAAGGTCAATCTCATAAAAAAATTCCGCCTCACCGAAGTCCAGGCGCTCGCGATTCTGGAAATGAAGCTCCAGCAGCTTGCCGGTTTGGAACGCCTCAAGGTTGAGCAGGAGCTCAAAGAAAAGCAAAAGATTATCAAAGAGCTGGAAGAACTTTTGAAATCAAAAAAGAAAGTTATGGCGCTCATTAAGAGCGAGCTTTTGGCAATAAAAGAAAAATACGGCGATGAACGCCGCACGAAGATCGTGCCCCACGGCGTTGAAGAATTCAAAGTGGAGGATCTGATTCCCAAAGAGCCGACGCTGGTCATGATTACGCGCGACGGCTATATCAAGCGCCTGCCCCCGGAGACCTTCCGCACCCAGGGGCGCGGCGGCAAGGGCATCATCGGCCTCACCACCAAAGAGGAAGACGAGGTTGAGCTTTTCTTTACCACCACTACTCATTCGGATTTGCTTTTCTTTACCACCAAAGGCCGCGTGTTCCAGCTTAAGGCCTACGATGTCCCGGCGGCGACGCGCACGGCCAAGGGCCAGGCATTGGTGAATTTCCTTCAGCTCGCGCCCGGAGAGCTTGTCTCGGTCTGCCTGCCGCTTGATAATCTCGGCGACGCGAAATTCCTGGTCATGGTGACAAGCAAGGGCCTCGTCAAAAAAACCGATATCAAAGAATTTGAAAAGGTCCGCCGTTCCGGTCTCATTGCTTTAAAAATCAAGCCCGACGACAATCTCAAGTGGGTCAAGCCTTCAACCGGTAAAGATAACATCGTTATCATTACCGCGAACGGCCAATCCATTCAGTTCCCGGAGAAGCACGTGCGCGCCATGGGCCGCAATGCCGCCGGCGTGCGCGGCATCCGCCTCAAAAAAGCGGACGAGGTTCGCGGCATGGATATTGTTAATGCCGAACTTGTGCGCAAGGGCAAGCTTGAAATCGCGACCATCATGGAGCAGGGTTACGGCAAGCGCAGCAATCTTAAGGAATACCGCGTTCAGAGTCGCGGCGGTTCGGGCGTCAAAACCGCGAAAATTACTCCCAAAAACGGCAAAATCGTGAGCGGCTTTATTTCAGAAAGCGATGAAGAAAAAGACTTGATTGTTATTTCCGCCAAGGGCCAGGTCATCCGCCTGCCGTTCGCGAGCGTGCCGGCAATCGGCCGCGCCACCCAAGGGGTGCACATCATGCGCTTTAAAGAAGCCAAAGACCGGGTCGCGAATGTGAGCCTGATCTAAAAAATATGATATTTCAAAGAGGCGGACCGCATCCGCCTCTTTTTCTTGCCTAATTTACGCTCTTTTGTTATAATTTCCACAAGTTTGATATAATTATAAATAAGAAAAGAATTTCATATGGTGCAAATGAAACGGAGGACAAGGTCCCAGAAAAGAAGGAGAGCGTCGCACTTCGCCCTGAAGCGCACGAGTTTTACCAAATGCAGCCACTGCGGCAAGGCAGTGCTTCCGCATCGCGCCTGTCAGTATTGCGGATATTACCGTGGACGCGTGGTTTTGGAAGTTGAAGCCAAGCTCCTCAAGAAAATGGAAAAAGAAAAAGCCAAGCGCGAGAAAGAAGAAAAGAAGGAAGAGAAAAAAGAGGAGAAAAAAGAAAAAAAATAATATTTTAATAAATAGCTCTTTATGTCAAATCGTCATCTCGCCCGTGCCATCGCCATGCAGTCACTTTATCAGTGGGATTTTCTGAAAGCCGCTGGCCAGGAAAAAAATATTCAGGAAATAACCGGTCATAATCGTGAGGAATTCGCGCCGAATTTTGATGATAAGGGATTTATTGATGAACTCATTGAAGGCGTGGTTAAGCATGTGGACGAAATAAACACGCTTATTACCAAATACGCGCCCGAGTGGCCGCTCGAACAGATTACCACTGTCGATCGGAATATCTTGCGGCTCGGGGTGTTTGAGCTGAAGTTTTCTCCGAATATTCCGTCAAAAGTAGCGATCAATGAAGCAATCGAACTCGCCAAATCATTTGGCGGCGAATCGTCGGGCAAATTTGTAAACGGCGTACTCGGCGCGATTTACCGCGACATGGTGGCCCGGGGCGAACTGAAAGAAATTGATACCGCAAAACCCGAAGAAAAAAAGTCCGAGGAGGCGGTCCAATAATTAATTGAATGTCTGTGTTATGAATGAGAATTTATCGGAATTGCAGGAGCGTCTGGGGATAAAGTTTAAAAACGAAGATTTTTTGCGCCAGGCCATGGTGCATCGTTCATATTTAAATGAGCATCCGGATTTTCCGCTTGGCCACAACGAGCGTCTTGAGTTTTTAGGAGACGCGGTTCTTGAACTCGTGGTTACAAAACATCTTTACGAATCATATCAAAATCCCGAGGGGGAGCTTACCAATTGGCGGGCTGCACTGGTGAACGCGCATATGCTCGCGACTCTGGCGCGTGAACTCAATATCGAAGAGTTTCTTTATCTTTCGCGCGGTGAGGAAAAAGACAACGAGTCAAAGGCTCGGCAGTATATTTTGGCGAACGCTTTTGAGGCTTTGATCGGCGCGATTTATCTCGATCAAGGCTGGGACGCTTCGGACGAATTTATCATGAAGAGCCTGATGATTAAGCTTCCGGAAATATTAAAATTAAAATTATATCTTGATCCAAAGAGCCGTTTTCAGGAAGCGGCGCAGGAGCAATTCGGCACTACGCCGACCTACCGAGTCGTTTCCGAAACCGGTCCGGACCACGACAAGCATTTTCGCATTGCCGTGCTGATTGGCGAAGATATTGTCGCCGAAGGCGACGGCTCTTCAAAGCAGGAGGCGCAGATTGAAGCCGCGAGAAACGCTCTTGAGGAAAAAGGCTGGTCGTAAAAATTAAAATTCAAAATTAATTATATGGCTGAAGAAGGAACAGGAATAAAAAAATGGCTTAAATTCGTGATTTCCGAGAGCGCCTCGGATCTGCATCTCGTCGCCAATAATCCGCCAGTCATCCGAGTTGACGGAGCTTTGCGGAAAATTGAAGGCGAACCAGTACTTACACCCGCGGATGTGGCTAGCGAAACATATTCAATTCTTACAAAAGAGCAGAAGGATTATTTTGAAACCAATAAAGATTTGGATTTTGCTTATCAGATTGATTCCGCGCGTTTCAGAATGAATCTACATTATGAACGCGGCAACGTGGCGCTTGCGGCGCGCGCCATTCCGGAGCAGATTCCGACCATGGAGGATGTGGCGCTTCCGGAGATTGCCTATGAACTCACGCGTCTGCCGCACGGCATTATTCTTGTCACTGGTCCGACCGGCTCGGGAAAATCAACTACCCTAGCGGCCATGCTCAATCTCATTAACGAGGAGCGCACCGGCCACGTGATTACGCTTGAAGATCCGATTGAATTTTTGTTTGAATCCAAAAACTGCGTCGTCGAGCAGCGCCAGCTTCACTCTGATATGGTGAGTTTTAGCGAAGGTCTGAAGCACGTTTTGCGCCAGGACCCGAACGTGGTCATGGTCGGCGAAATGCGCGACCTTGAGTCCATCGCCACGGCCCTGACACTCGCCGAGACCGGCCATCTTGTGCTTGCCACTCTCCATACCTATTCGGCCGCGCAGACCGTTGACCGCCTGATTGATGTTTTTCCACCACACCAGCAGATGCAGATTCGTCTGCAGGTCGCTCTCACGCTTCGCGGCGTAATTTCCCAGCAGCTCCTGCCGCGCATCGGCGGCGGTCGCGTCGCGGCGCGCGAAATTATGATCATGAATCCGGCCATTGCCAATCTTGTTCGTGAAAACAAAGTACCGCAGATAAAATCCGTGATTCAAACTAGCGCGGCGCAGGGCATGGTTACTCTGGTCCAGGATCTGAAAAGATTGATTCAGGAAAAAGCCATTACTCAGGAGATTGCCGAAACATACGTGCTGGAAGAAAGTTTGAAGTAAGGGCGATTCATGAATCGCCCTTACGTACGGCCGCAATATTTTGCGGCCGTACTTTTTTTATATAAAAAAAGGTCCCGACCTGCCAGTTGGTAGGTGGGACAGGGTTGGGACGAGACAAGGTCAGGTTTGGGCAATTTCTTCCGCAGATTCACGCCGTTCGCGTTTCCGGAGCACGAGAATGAAGACAGCCGCGGGGATCGGAAGAACGAGCAGGCTCCACCAGCGCAGCGCATAGAATACGCTGCCGATTACTTCATGGCCGAGTAGTGTGCAGAGCCTGGAAGTGCCGTTCAGTATGACCGGCAGACTGACGAGTATGAGTGCCGCCGCGTTGAGCGCAATGACTTTCGGCAATCTGCCCGGGATAGAGTGCCGATCATGGATGCTCACCATGATGGAAATGATAATTATTCCCGCGACGATCGGAGCGACGAGCGTCAGCGGCGCCGCGACCCAGAGTGGTCCGCCGGCGCAGCATGCGTAGCATACTGCGAGAACCGCGCCGATCAGTAAATAGTAGAATGCCTCCGCGAGGTCCAGACGGAAGTTACTCATGCGCCTCCTCCTTTGTAAAAAAACGATTTTTCTCTATCTTACTTCTCGCAAAGTATATTGTCAATGCCTTGAATATTTGATTTATTTATGCTATTATACGTCAAAACATCCAGGCTCGTGCCCCTGTAGTGAAATGGACATCACGGCAGTCTTCGGAACTGCAATTTCAGGTTCGAATCCTGGCGGGGGCAAGAGCGCGGGTGTTTTTTAATATTTTGGGTTCTGCGCCCGAGGCGCACTCGCCTTCGGCGAGGATTCCCTCTGGGCGCATTTTGTAATTGACGTGGTTCGCCCCGACGCTTCGGTCGGGGGCGTCCCGACTTTCGCGAAGCGAAACGTCGGGACGAATCCTGGCGGGGCAAGAGCGCGGATGTTTTTTATTTACATTCCGCTCCGGCTATGCTAATATGTCCGCAAAACGTTCCTTGGAAATAATAAGAAAAAAGGAGGTCGCGATGCCGGAGCATGCAGTCACAGGCATGCAGTGGGTGCACATGAGTATCGTAATCGTCGTGACTTTAATTGTCTGGGCAATCGTTATTTTTATTTTCCTTCCGCGCTTGGAAAAGCGAGTTGAACAGCGCAAGAAGATGAAAGACATTCGCCGTATTCCCGGACCGGAGGAACGGATGACGATCGAGGCACTCAACAGGGTCATTGAGAAGATTGGGTCGCCATCCGACGAACCACCGACTGACCCCTGATCCCTGGCTGGCGGCTCTTAGCCGCCAGCTTTTTTATTGCATTTTTTATATAAAAAAAACGACCACCGTTAAGTCTCGGTAGTCGTAGGGGTGCACCAAGGGTTGGTGCTACATTATCTCCTCTTCCCTGTCGGAGTGCGACGGGGCATCGGGGTGCTCACGGCGCTCCTCTTCGGCCGCCTTCCAGTGCCCCTCGAACTCGGCGGAGAGTGCGGCTTCATCTTGCGGCACCCCGTTCTTGCCAGAGAACGGGTACATGGAGATGTAGGGATTCTTGTGGAAACTGACCGGACCGGCTCGCTCTAGAAAGCGGCGTTCGGCGGGGCTCATATCTTCTAGGGGAGAG
Protein-coding regions in this window:
- the rnc gene encoding ribonuclease III codes for the protein MNENLSELQERLGIKFKNEDFLRQAMVHRSYLNEHPDFPLGHNERLEFLGDAVLELVVTKHLYESYQNPEGELTNWRAALVNAHMLATLARELNIEEFLYLSRGEEKDNESKARQYILANAFEALIGAIYLDQGWDASDEFIMKSLMIKLPEILKLKLYLDPKSRFQEAAQEQFGTTPTYRVVSETGPDHDKHFRIAVLIGEDIVAEGDGSSKQEAQIEAARNALEEKGWS
- the nusB gene encoding transcription antitermination factor NusB; the encoded protein is MSNRHLARAIAMQSLYQWDFLKAAGQEKNIQEITGHNREEFAPNFDDKGFIDELIEGVVKHVDEINTLITKYAPEWPLEQITTVDRNILRLGVFELKFSPNIPSKVAINEAIELAKSFGGESSGKFVNGVLGAIYRDMVARGELKEIDTAKPEEKKSEEAVQ
- the rpmF gene encoding 50S ribosomal protein L32; this translates as MVQMKRRTRSQKRRRASHFALKRTSFTKCSHCGKAVLPHRACQYCGYYRGRVVLEVEAKLLKKMEKEKAKREKEEKKEEKKEEKKEKK
- a CDS encoding PilT/PilU family type 4a pilus ATPase; this encodes MAEEGTGIKKWLKFVISESASDLHLVANNPPVIRVDGALRKIEGEPVLTPADVASETYSILTKEQKDYFETNKDLDFAYQIDSARFRMNLHYERGNVALAARAIPEQIPTMEDVALPEIAYELTRLPHGIILVTGPTGSGKSTTLAAMLNLINEERTGHVITLEDPIEFLFESKNCVVEQRQLHSDMVSFSEGLKHVLRQDPNVVMVGEMRDLESIATALTLAETGHLVLATLHTYSAAQTVDRLIDVFPPHQQMQIRLQVALTLRGVISQQLLPRIGGGRVAAREIMIMNPAIANLVRENKVPQIKSVIQTSAAQGMVTLVQDLKRLIQEKAITQEIAETYVLEESLK
- the gyrA gene encoding DNA gyrase subunit A, which translates into the protein MNPIGKVENLPIVEEMETSYLDYAMSVIISRALPDVRDGLKPVHRRILYAMWNVGLKSSGKFRKSATVVGEVLGKYHPHGDAAVYDSMVRLAQDFASRYPLIAGQGNFGSMDGDSAAAMRYTEAKLSAISEEMLTDIEKETVDFMPNYDGTQKEPKVLPARLPNLLLNGTLGIAVGMATNIPPHNLTELCDGIALLIDNPDVSVDELCEHVKGPDFPTGGLIYDVKEIKQAYATGKGHIVMRAQTEIIEEKSGYFRIIVHEVPFQVNKATLLEKIAELVQEKKIDGIKDIRDESSKEGVRIVIELKREAFPKKVLNRLFKLTQLQETFHVNMLALVDGIQPRVLTLKMILEEYIKHREQVVRRRAEFDLARARERAHILEGLKIALAKIDQVIATIKKSKDREEAKVNLIKKFRLTEVQALAILEMKLQQLAGLERLKVEQELKEKQKIIKELEELLKSKKKVMALIKSELLAIKEKYGDERRTKIVPHGVEEFKVEDLIPKEPTLVMITRDGYIKRLPPETFRTQGRGGKGIIGLTTKEEDEVELFFTTTTHSDLLFFTTKGRVFQLKAYDVPAATRTAKGQALVNFLQLAPGELVSVCLPLDNLGDAKFLVMVTSKGLVKKTDIKEFEKVRRSGLIALKIKPDDNLKWVKPSTGKDNIVIITANGQSIQFPEKHVRAMGRNAAGVRGIRLKKADEVRGMDIVNAELVRKGKLEIATIMEQGYGKRSNLKEYRVQSRGGSGVKTAKITPKNGKIVSGFISESDEEKDLIVISAKGQVIRLPFASVPAIGRATQGVHIMRFKEAKDRVANVSLI